A genome region from Anaerolineae bacterium includes the following:
- a CDS encoding triose-phosphate isomerase codes for MRTPIIAGNWKMHKTIAEAVLLARQVREAVADIEGVEVVLCPPFTALSAVEDVITESKIGLGAQNMHWEDQGAFTGEVSPLMLKGWCDYVIIGHSERRQYFGETDEGVNKKTRAALAHHLKPIVCVGENLAQNEAGETESFVGGQVKAAFADLPAAEAQKVVVAYEPIWAIGTGKNAEPSDANNIIGGVIRDTLAKIYSQNVAQQIRIQYGGSVKPDNIEAYMAQPHVDGALVGGASLKADSFVALVKGALVKYR; via the coding sequence ATGCGAACCCCAATTATTGCCGGAAACTGGAAAATGCATAAAACCATTGCCGAAGCCGTGCTGCTGGCTCGCCAGGTCCGCGAGGCGGTAGCCGACATTGAAGGGGTGGAAGTGGTGTTGTGCCCGCCTTTTACGGCGTTGAGCGCGGTTGAGGATGTGATCACCGAGAGTAAAATAGGCCTGGGCGCGCAAAATATGCACTGGGAAGACCAGGGCGCGTTCACGGGCGAAGTATCGCCCCTGATGCTGAAAGGTTGGTGTGATTACGTGATCATCGGCCACTCCGAACGCCGCCAATATTTTGGCGAAACCGACGAAGGAGTGAACAAAAAAACCAGGGCGGCTCTGGCGCATCATCTCAAGCCCATTGTGTGTGTGGGCGAAAACCTGGCTCAAAATGAAGCCGGCGAAACCGAATCCTTTGTCGGCGGCCAGGTAAAAGCCGCGTTTGCCGATTTGCCCGCCGCAGAAGCCCAAAAAGTGGTGGTGGCCTACGAGCCAATCTGGGCCATTGGCACCGGCAAAAATGCCGAACCTTCCGACGCCAATAACATCATCGGCGGGGTTATCCGGGATACGCTGGCCAAAATATATAGCCAAAACGTGGCCCAACAAATCAGAATTCAATACGGCGGCAGCGTTAAACCGGATAACATTGAGGCTTATATGGCCCAGCCCCACGTTGACGGCGCCCTGGTGGGTGGGGCCAGCCTTAAGGCCGATAGCTTTGTGGCGCTGGTCAAAGGCGCGCTGGTTAAATATCGTTAA
- a CDS encoding prolipoprotein diacylglyceryl transferase, translating to MPSPIDPILFEFGPFTVRWYGLLIVLGALAAAYIASLEAKRRNEDPEHAWNILIWCLIFGILGARLYHVLSSPAGTSRDFSYYFIEHPFTTLNLFGAAVPFPTALLIWEGGIGIFGAIVGGVLAILIYCYRQHLNVWRWLDIAAPGMILAQAIGRWGNYANQELYGPPTNLPWGILITDANQRLAPYNDLTTYPLESTLFHPLFLYESIWNLVGFVLLMWLGRKYYHKLYDGDIASLYLIWYPLGRILIESFRPDAWTAYGIPVAQMVSIVMILIGLGLMIYRRRKPGLATSPLTHPTQQPQRRRPARK from the coding sequence ATGCCATCCCCAATTGATCCCATTCTTTTTGAATTTGGACCTTTCACCGTGCGGTGGTACGGCCTGTTAATTGTGCTGGGCGCGTTGGCCGCCGCCTACATCGCCTCGCTTGAAGCCAAGCGCCGCAATGAAGACCCGGAACATGCCTGGAATATTCTCATCTGGTGTTTGATCTTCGGTATCCTGGGCGCGCGACTTTATCACGTGTTGTCCAGCCCGGCCGGAACCAGTCGCGATTTCTCCTATTATTTTATTGAACACCCCTTTACCACGCTCAACCTGTTTGGCGCGGCTGTGCCTTTTCCAACCGCTTTGCTTATCTGGGAGGGCGGCATTGGGATTTTTGGGGCAATTGTGGGCGGTGTTTTGGCTATTCTGATTTACTGTTACCGCCAGCATTTGAATGTATGGCGCTGGCTCGACATCGCTGCCCCCGGGATGATCCTGGCCCAGGCCATTGGCCGCTGGGGCAACTATGCCAACCAGGAGCTTTACGGCCCTCCCACCAATTTACCCTGGGGCATTCTCATTACCGACGCGAATCAACGCCTTGCGCCGTATAATGATCTCACCACCTATCCCCTGGAGAGCACCTTGTTCCATCCCCTCTTTCTGTATGAGTCAATCTGGAACTTGGTTGGGTTTGTTTTGTTGATGTGGCTGGGGCGCAAGTATTACCATAAATTATATGATGGCGATATTGCCTCGCTTTATCTCATCTGGTATCCGTTGGGCCGGATATTGATTGAAAGTTTCCGCCCCGACGCCTGGACAGCCTACGGCATTCCGGTGGCGCAAATGGTGAGCATAGTGATGATTTTGATTGGCCTTGGCCTGATGATCTATCGCCGCCGCAAACCCGGCCTGGCCACCAGCCCGCTGACCCATCCTACCCAACAGCCGCAGCGTCGCCGCCCGGCCAGAAAATAA
- a CDS encoding acetylxylan esterase, with the protein IVRGLADAPEKMLYRQIFLDTAQLARIVMDMPDVDENRVGATGGSQGGGLTLACAALEPRLKLVAPVYPFLCDYQRVWEIDLAEQAYVELHLYFRRFDPLHEREEELFTKLGYIDVQHLASRIRGEVLMFVSLLDKICPPSTQFAAYNKIKAKKSMALYPDYGHENLPGRADTVFKFMQKL; encoded by the coding sequence ATTGTGCGCGGCCTGGCCGATGCCCCGGAGAAGATGCTCTATCGCCAGATTTTTCTGGACACGGCCCAGTTAGCCAGAATTGTAATGGATATGCCCGACGTGGACGAAAACCGGGTGGGCGCCACAGGCGGCAGTCAAGGCGGCGGGTTGACCCTGGCCTGCGCCGCGCTGGAACCCCGCCTCAAACTGGTGGCGCCGGTGTATCCCTTTTTGTGCGACTATCAGCGAGTGTGGGAAATTGACCTGGCCGAGCAAGCTTACGTTGAACTGCACCTCTATTTCCGCCGTTTTGACCCGCTCCACGAGCGCGAGGAGGAGTTATTCACCAAACTGGGTTACATTGACGTGCAACACCTGGCTTCGCGCATTCGGGGTGAGGTGCTTATGTTTGTCAGCCTGCTGGATAAAATATGCCCGCCGTCAACCCAATTTGCCGCTTATAATAAAATCAAGGCCAAAAAGTCAATGGCCCTTTATCCTGATTACGGGCACGAAAATTTACCCGGCCGGGCGGATACCGTTTTTAAGTTTATGCAAAAACTCTGA
- a CDS encoding AMP-binding protein, whose amino-acid sequence MASHVWHQFYDPEVPTSIDYPANPADYFLRKSAQRFPHNIALIFGSLAPVVGEVHSKMTYQKLDALVDRFAAGLQELGLQKGDRVGIYMPNCPQYVIAYYGTLRAGGIVVPCNPLNVAREVEQQFNNAEATYAVVLSMLYPNIKQVRAKTSLNHVIVTNIKEYFPGLLKTLFTVAKEKKGGHRVDISGDPHTTWFQDFLSSAPAKPQPVEITPDDTAVLMYTGGTTGVPKGAQLTQKNIVSNALQAAAWLMGGGTGTDGEEVMLTALPMTHSYSMTVCMNLSVFHGHTQVIIPNARDIPHLLTAINKHKPTLLPGVPTLYTVINNNAGVKAGKYDLKSIKACISGAAGLPVEVQQEFQRITGGKLVEGYGLSEASPVTHANPLGSGGRIGTIGVPIPDTEAKIVDNETEEKELGPGQTGVLCIHGPQVMKGYWHMPTETANTLREHADGKIWLHTGDVAEMSEDGFFRIVDRKKDMILAAGGFNIYPRDIEERLYEHPKVLEAAAIGVPVGGTSQRPKVFVVLKEGEAATRRELIDWCKEGLAEYKIPRYVEFRNELPKTMVGKILRLQLMAEEQQKAKEKAEDKAKRKAEKEPHGEPEEELI is encoded by the coding sequence ATGGCTTCACACGTGTGGCATCAATTTTATGATCCCGAAGTACCTACTTCAATTGATTATCCCGCTAACCCGGCCGACTATTTTTTGCGCAAAAGCGCCCAAAGATTTCCCCATAACATTGCCCTCATTTTTGGCAGCCTGGCCCCTGTAGTTGGCGAAGTCCACAGTAAAATGACTTACCAGAAACTCGATGCCCTGGTGGATCGTTTTGCCGCCGGCCTGCAAGAGTTGGGCTTACAAAAAGGGGACCGGGTAGGCATTTACATGCCCAACTGTCCCCAGTATGTCATTGCTTATTACGGCACGCTGCGAGCGGGCGGCATTGTGGTGCCCTGCAACCCGCTCAACGTGGCCCGCGAGGTGGAGCAGCAGTTCAATAACGCCGAGGCCACCTATGCCGTGGTGTTGAGTATGCTCTATCCAAATATCAAACAGGTGCGCGCCAAAACCTCGCTCAACCACGTGATTGTAACCAACATCAAAGAATACTTCCCCGGCTTGCTCAAAACCCTGTTTACAGTGGCTAAAGAGAAAAAAGGCGGGCACCGGGTTGATATTTCCGGCGACCCCCATACCACCTGGTTTCAAGATTTTTTGTCTTCCGCCCCGGCCAAACCCCAACCCGTTGAAATTACGCCAGACGACACCGCCGTGTTAATGTATACCGGCGGCACCACGGGCGTGCCCAAAGGGGCCCAACTAACCCAAAAAAATATTGTCAGCAACGCGCTCCAGGCCGCGGCCTGGCTGATGGGCGGCGGCACCGGCACCGATGGCGAAGAAGTGATGCTCACCGCCCTACCTATGACCCACAGTTACTCCATGACCGTTTGTATGAATCTGTCGGTTTTCCACGGCCATACGCAAGTGATCATCCCCAATGCGCGGGATATTCCTCATTTATTAACCGCTATTAACAAACACAAACCCACCCTTCTGCCTGGCGTGCCCACCCTGTACACTGTTATCAACAATAATGCCGGGGTTAAAGCAGGCAAATATGATCTAAAATCCATCAAAGCCTGCATCAGCGGGGCGGCGGGCTTGCCGGTGGAAGTGCAACAAGAGTTCCAGCGGATCACCGGCGGCAAATTGGTCGAAGGCTATGGTCTCAGTGAGGCCTCGCCGGTAACCCATGCCAATCCCCTGGGCAGCGGCGGGCGGATTGGCACCATTGGCGTGCCCATCCCCGATACCGAGGCCAAAATTGTAGACAACGAAACCGAAGAAAAGGAATTAGGGCCAGGCCAGACCGGGGTGCTTTGCATTCACGGCCCCCAGGTGATGAAAGGTTACTGGCACATGCCCACCGAAACGGCCAACACCCTGCGCGAACACGCGGACGGAAAAATATGGCTGCATACCGGCGACGTGGCCGAGATGAGTGAGGATGGTTTTTTCCGCATTGTGGACCGTAAAAAAGACATGATTCTGGCGGCCGGTGGTTTTAATATCTATCCGCGCGATATTGAAGAACGGCTCTACGAACATCCCAAAGTGCTCGAAGCCGCCGCCATTGGCGTGCCGGTGGGCGGCACCAGCCAGCGCCCCAAAGTATTTGTTGTGCTCAAAGAAGGCGAAGCCGCTACCCGGCGAGAGTTGATTGATTGGTGTAAAGAAGGGCTGGCCGAATACAAAATCCCGCGCTACGTTGAGTTCCGTAATGAGTTACCCAAAACAATGGTGGGTAAAATCCTTCGCCTCCAGTTAATGGCCGAAGAACAGCAAAAGGCCAAAGAGAAAGCCGAAGACAAGGCCAAAAGAAAAGCAGAAAAAGAACCGCACGGGGAACCGGAAGAAGAACTGATTTAA
- a CDS encoding Rdx family protein: MMQDNAVEAQLESVKIIPSSGGKFEVVVNGDLVYSKLATGRHAQPGEARRLIKAKL; this comes from the coding sequence TTGATGCAAGATAACGCCGTTGAGGCCCAGCTCGAGTCCGTTAAGATCATCCCTTCCAGCGGCGGCAAATTTGAGGTGGTGGTCAACGGCGATTTGGTCTATTCCAAGTTGGCCACCGGCCGCCACGCCCAACCCGGCGAGGCGCGCCGGTTGATCAAGGCCAAGCTTTAA